One segment of Sinorhizobium sp. BG8 DNA contains the following:
- a CDS encoding BolA family transcriptional regulator, translating into MPMSPGDIEDMIKSGIPGAQVTIRDLAGDGDHYAAEVVAEAFRGKTRVQQHQMVYNALKGNMGGVLHALALQTSAPD; encoded by the coding sequence ATGCCAATGAGTCCAGGCGACATCGAAGACATGATCAAATCCGGCATTCCGGGAGCGCAGGTCACGATTCGCGATCTTGCCGGCGACGGCGATCACTACGCGGCAGAAGTCGTCGCGGAAGCCTTTCGGGGCAAGACGCGCGTGCAGCAGCACCAGATGGTGTACAACGCGTTGAAGGGCAACATGGGCGGCGTGCTTCATGCGCTTGCCCTTCAGACGTCAGCTCCGGATTGA
- the rpsD gene encoding 30S ribosomal protein S4: protein MSKRAASKYKIDRRMGENIWGRPKSPVNRREYGPGQHGQRRKSKLSDFGVQLRAKQKLKGYYGDIREKQFRAIYDEANRRKGDTSENLIGLLESRLDAIVYRAKFVPTVFAARQFVNHGHVKVNGVRVNIGSYRCKAGDVIEVREKSKQLVTVLESIGLAERDVPDYIEVDHNKMVATFARVPGLTDVPYPVVMEPNLVVEFYSR, encoded by the coding sequence ATGAGCAAGCGCGCTGCATCGAAGTACAAAATTGATCGCCGTATGGGCGAAAACATCTGGGGCCGTCCGAAGTCCCCGGTCAACCGCCGCGAATACGGCCCGGGCCAGCACGGCCAGCGCCGCAAGTCCAAGCTCTCCGACTTCGGCGTGCAGCTGCGCGCCAAGCAGAAGCTCAAGGGCTACTACGGCGACATCCGCGAGAAGCAGTTCCGCGCGATCTACGACGAAGCCAACCGCCGCAAGGGTGACACCTCGGAGAACCTGATCGGCCTGCTCGAATCGCGTCTGGACGCGATCGTCTACCGCGCCAAGTTCGTTCCGACCGTTTTTGCTGCCCGTCAGTTCGTCAACCACGGCCACGTGAAGGTGAACGGCGTTCGCGTCAACATCGGTTCCTACCGCTGCAAGGCTGGCGACGTCATCGAAGTTCGCGAAAAGTCCAAGCAGCTCGTGACGGTTCTAGAATCGATCGGTCTCGCCGAGCGTGACGTTCCGGACTACATCGAAGTCGATCACAACAAGATGGTTGCGACCTTCGCACGCGTTCCGGGCCTCACCGACGTGCCGTACCCGGTCGTCATGGAGCCCAACCTGGTCGTCGAATTCTATTCGCGTTAA
- a CDS encoding inositol monophosphatase family protein, whose protein sequence is MTTQFDINALAYLLSEAAEAEIRPRFRSLAQGDIRTKTDATDLVTEADEAAERFIKARIGGIVPGAVFIGEETVAADPALLAKLGDADLAVVIDPIDGTFNFASGVPLFGVMASVVAGGETIAGIIYDPMGDDYVMAEKGSGAWQTGGHSPAKRLKVAESVPLERMTGMASTGFLARDRRARVLTNLAKVAFVANYRCAAHEYRTFAAGNVHYLMYNKLMPWDHLAGTLISQEAGAYAARFDGSPYKPHHVEGGLMLAPDKESWEMMRREVFVD, encoded by the coding sequence ATGACGACACAGTTTGACATCAATGCGCTGGCCTATCTCCTGAGCGAGGCGGCCGAGGCCGAAATCCGGCCGCGTTTCCGCTCGCTCGCCCAGGGCGACATCCGAACGAAGACCGACGCCACCGATCTCGTGACCGAGGCTGACGAAGCCGCCGAGCGGTTCATCAAGGCGCGGATCGGCGGAATCGTGCCGGGTGCGGTATTCATCGGGGAAGAAACGGTCGCGGCCGATCCTGCACTCCTTGCCAAACTCGGCGATGCCGATCTGGCCGTCGTCATCGATCCGATCGACGGCACGTTCAATTTCGCCTCCGGCGTACCGCTTTTCGGCGTGATGGCTTCGGTGGTCGCCGGCGGGGAAACGATCGCAGGCATCATCTACGACCCGATGGGCGACGACTACGTGATGGCCGAGAAGGGCTCGGGAGCGTGGCAGACGGGTGGGCACAGCCCAGCGAAACGGCTGAAGGTTGCCGAGAGCGTGCCGCTCGAACGGATGACCGGGATGGCGTCGACCGGGTTTCTGGCGCGCGATAGGCGGGCAAGGGTTCTGACCAATCTCGCAAAGGTCGCCTTCGTCGCAAACTACCGCTGCGCAGCGCATGAATACCGGACGTTTGCGGCGGGCAACGTTCACTATCTCATGTACAACAAGCTGATGCCCTGGGATCACCTCGCCGGCACCTTGATCAGCCAGGAGGCCGGCGCCTATGCGGCTCGCTTCGACGGTTCTCCATACAAGCCGCACCACGTGGAAGGCGGCCTCATGCTCGCGCCGGACAAGGAAAGCTGGGAGATGATGCGCCGCGAGGTCTTCGTCGACTGA
- the purL gene encoding phosphoribosylformylglycinamidine synthase subunit PurL, whose product MTISNTRPITPDLIASHGLKPDEYERILSLIGREPTFTELGIFSAMWNEHCSYKSSKRWLRTLPTKGPRVIQGPGENAGVVDIDDGDCVVFKMESHNHPSYIEPYQGAATGVGGILRDVFTMGARPIAAMNALRFGEPEHAKTRHLVSGVVAGVGGYGNSFGVPTVGGEVEFDPRYNGNILVNAFAAGLAKSDAIFYSKAEGVGLPVVYLGAKTGRDGVGGATMASAEFDESIEEKRPTVQVGDPFTEKCLLEACLELMQTGAVIAIQDMGAAGLTCSAVEMGAKGDLGIELNLDLVPVREERMTAYEMMLSESQERMLMVLRPEKEEEAKAIFVKWGLDFAIVGKTTDDLRFRILHQGDEVANLPIKELGDEAPEYDRPWREPAKLSPLPASLVTEPNDYGLALLKLVGSPNQSSRRWVYEQYDTLIQGNSLQVPGGDAGVVRVEGHPTKALAFSSDVTPRYVEADPFEGGKQAVAECWRNITATGAEPLAATDNLNFGNPEKPEVMGKFVKAIEGIGEACRALDFPIVSGNVSLYNETNGVAILPTPTIAGVGLLPDWSAMAKIGGAQEGDHLIMIGTDGSHLGSSVYLRDILGIIDGPAPEVDLYAERRNGEFVRSAIRNGQVTACHDISSGGLAITLAEMTIASSKGLHIDLSECSGPAHALLFGEDQARYVIAVPADLANFVCANAEGAGVPFRRLGTVQGVDLVIDGLLSLSIEQLRDTHESWFPEFMDGSSNAAAAAE is encoded by the coding sequence ATGACCATTTCCAACACCCGCCCCATCACCCCCGACCTCATCGCATCGCACGGCCTCAAGCCGGACGAATATGAACGGATCCTCTCGCTGATCGGGCGCGAGCCGACCTTTACCGAACTCGGGATCTTTTCGGCCATGTGGAACGAGCACTGCTCGTACAAGTCCTCGAAGAGATGGCTGCGCACGCTGCCCACCAAGGGGCCGCGGGTCATCCAGGGACCGGGTGAAAATGCTGGTGTCGTGGACATCGACGACGGCGACTGCGTGGTCTTCAAGATGGAGAGCCACAACCACCCGTCCTATATCGAGCCCTACCAGGGCGCGGCCACCGGCGTCGGCGGCATTCTTCGTGACGTATTCACCATGGGTGCACGACCGATCGCCGCGATGAACGCGCTTCGCTTCGGCGAGCCGGAACATGCGAAGACCCGTCACCTCGTCTCCGGCGTCGTTGCAGGCGTCGGCGGCTATGGCAATTCCTTCGGCGTACCGACCGTCGGCGGCGAGGTCGAGTTCGATCCCCGCTACAACGGCAACATCCTGGTCAACGCCTTCGCGGCCGGACTGGCGAAATCCGATGCGATCTTCTACTCGAAGGCCGAAGGCGTCGGCCTGCCGGTGGTCTATCTCGGCGCGAAGACGGGCCGTGACGGGGTCGGCGGCGCGACAATGGCTTCAGCCGAATTTGATGAATCGATCGAAGAGAAGCGCCCGACCGTCCAGGTCGGTGACCCCTTCACCGAGAAGTGCCTGCTGGAAGCCTGCCTCGAACTGATGCAGACCGGCGCCGTCATCGCCATCCAGGACATGGGCGCGGCGGGCCTCACCTGCTCGGCCGTGGAAATGGGCGCCAAGGGCGACCTCGGCATCGAGCTCAATCTCGACCTCGTGCCCGTCCGCGAAGAGCGCATGACCGCCTACGAGATGATGCTGTCAGAGAGCCAGGAGCGTATGCTCATGGTGCTGAGGCCAGAGAAGGAAGAAGAAGCCAAGGCCATCTTCGTCAAGTGGGGCCTCGACTTCGCGATCGTCGGCAAGACGACGGACGACCTGCGCTTCCGCATCCTGCACCAGGGCGACGAAGTCGCAAACCTGCCGATCAAGGAACTCGGCGACGAGGCTCCCGAGTACGACCGTCCGTGGCGCGAACCGGCGAAGCTTTCGCCGCTGCCCGCTTCGCTCGTCACGGAGCCGAACGATTACGGCCTCGCGCTTCTAAAGCTTGTCGGTTCGCCGAACCAGTCGAGCCGCCGCTGGGTCTATGAGCAGTATGACACGCTCATCCAGGGCAATTCGCTGCAGGTACCGGGCGGCGACGCAGGCGTCGTGCGCGTCGAGGGTCATCCGACGAAGGCACTCGCCTTCTCCTCGGACGTGACCCCGCGCTATGTCGAGGCGGATCCCTTCGAAGGCGGCAAGCAGGCGGTGGCCGAGTGCTGGCGCAACATCACGGCGACGGGCGCAGAACCGCTCGCGGCAACCGACAACCTCAATTTCGGCAATCCCGAGAAGCCGGAAGTCATGGGCAAGTTCGTCAAGGCCATCGAAGGCATCGGCGAAGCCTGCCGTGCCCTCGATTTCCCGATCGTGTCCGGAAACGTCTCGCTCTACAACGAGACCAATGGCGTAGCCATCCTTCCAACACCGACGATTGCAGGCGTGGGCCTCCTTCCGGATTGGTCGGCCATGGCGAAGATCGGCGGCGCGCAGGAAGGCGATCACCTCATCATGATCGGTACCGACGGCAGCCATCTCGGCAGTTCCGTCTACCTGCGCGACATTCTGGGCATCATCGACGGACCGGCTCCCGAGGTCGACCTCTATGCCGAGCGCCGCAACGGTGAATTTGTTCGCTCGGCGATCCGCAACGGCCAAGTGACCGCCTGCCACGACATCTCGTCTGGAGGTCTGGCCATTACGCTGGCGGAGATGACCATCGCCTCCTCCAAGGGTCTGCACATTGACCTGTCGGAGTGCTCCGGGCCGGCGCATGCGCTGCTTTTCGGCGAAGACCAGGCGCGATACGTCATTGCGGTCCCGGCAGATCTGGCAAACTTCGTCTGTGCCAACGCGGAAGGTGCGGGCGTACCCTTCCGTCGTCTCGGAACCGTGCAGGGCGTCGATCTCGTGATCGACGGTCTCCTCTCCCTCTCGATTGAGCAATTGCGCGACACCCATGAATCGTGGTTCCCTGAATTCATGGATGGCAGCAGCAACGCTGCTGCCGCTGCGGAATAA
- a CDS encoding multidrug effflux MFS transporter — MGKVEFIALMAFLMALNALAIDIMLPGLQQIGASLGVENENHRQYVISAYLIGFACAQLFYGPVSDRLGRRIPMFVGIGIYIVASLSAVLVPSFAAMLALRFVQGIGSAAMRVITVSIVRDIFGGRAMAEVMSLIMMVFMVIPVMAPGIGQTVMIFGDWHLIFIFMGVVAAAVGTWMYVRLPETLAPEDVRPFTLKSVLAGFKIVLTNRVALCYTLASTFVFGALFGFINSAQQIYVGIYGLGVWFPVAFAGVATFMALSSFVNARLVGRFGMRPLSHGALLGFLTVNTIWLVLTLAWPGHLPFPLFITLFALAMFQFGWIGSNFNSLAMEPLGHVAGTASSVLGFMGTAGGTIIGGFIGQSFNGTALPLVLGFFSLSIIGLAFVLIAERGKLFQPHNKPV, encoded by the coding sequence ATGGGCAAGGTCGAGTTCATTGCGCTCATGGCGTTTCTCATGGCGCTCAATGCTCTTGCCATCGACATCATGCTGCCGGGCTTGCAGCAGATCGGTGCGAGCCTTGGCGTGGAAAACGAGAACCACCGCCAGTATGTCATCTCGGCCTATCTGATCGGCTTTGCCTGCGCCCAGCTTTTCTACGGCCCCGTTTCCGATCGTCTCGGCCGCCGGATTCCGATGTTCGTCGGGATAGGCATCTACATTGTGGCCTCTCTCTCTGCCGTATTGGTTCCGAGCTTCGCCGCGATGCTTGCGCTTCGCTTCGTGCAGGGGATCGGATCCGCGGCGATGCGCGTGATCACGGTCTCCATCGTTCGCGACATCTTCGGCGGGCGCGCCATGGCGGAAGTCATGTCGCTCATCATGATGGTGTTCATGGTCATCCCGGTGATGGCGCCCGGCATAGGTCAGACCGTCATGATCTTCGGCGACTGGCACCTGATCTTCATCTTCATGGGCGTCGTCGCGGCGGCGGTCGGCACCTGGATGTACGTCCGGCTTCCCGAGACGCTTGCCCCTGAAGACGTCAGGCCATTCACGCTGAAATCCGTGCTCGCGGGCTTCAAGATCGTTCTCACCAACCGTGTTGCGCTGTGCTACACGCTCGCGAGCACGTTCGTCTTCGGGGCGCTGTTCGGCTTCATCAACTCAGCCCAGCAGATCTATGTCGGCATCTACGGGCTCGGCGTCTGGTTTCCCGTGGCTTTCGCTGGTGTCGCGACCTTCATGGCGCTGTCGTCCTTCGTCAATGCGCGCCTGGTCGGCCGTTTCGGCATGCGCCCCCTCTCGCACGGGGCCCTGCTCGGCTTCCTGACGGTGAACACGATCTGGCTGGTCCTGACGCTCGCCTGGCCGGGCCACCTGCCCTTCCCGCTGTTCATCACGCTCTTTGCGCTCGCTATGTTCCAGTTCGGCTGGATCGGCTCCAACTTCAACTCGCTGGCGATGGAACCCCTCGGCCACGTCGCAGGCACCGCCTCCTCCGTGCTCGGCTTCATGGGAACGGCAGGCGGGACGATCATCGGCGGGTTCATCGGACAATCGTTCAATGGAACCGCACTGCCGCTGGTCCTCGGTTTCTTCTCGCTTTCGATCATCGGTCTGGCCTTCGTGCTGATCGCGGAACGCGGAAAGCTGTTCCAGCCGCACAACAAGCCGGTCTGA
- the ttcA gene encoding tRNA 2-thiocytidine(32) synthetase TtcA produces the protein MEFSEAEPADEGFDHPLFTHMPSSVSFNKLRKRLLRQVRQAIDDFGMLNGQKRWLVGLSGGKDSYGLLALLLDLKWRGLLPVELIACNLDQGQPNFPKHILPEYLKSIGVAHRIEYRDTYSIVKEKVPEGATYCSLCSRLRRGNLYRIAREEGCDALVLGHHREDILETFFMNFFHGGRLAAMPAKLLNDEGDLMVLRPLAYAAEDDLAKFAAAMRFPIIPCDLCGSQDGLQRNAMKAMLADIESRMPGRKDAMLRALGHVNPSHLLDSKLFDFSSLTAVSKE, from the coding sequence ATGGAATTCTCGGAGGCCGAGCCCGCCGACGAGGGCTTCGATCATCCGCTCTTCACCCATATGCCGTCGTCGGTCTCGTTCAACAAGCTGCGCAAGAGACTGCTTCGCCAGGTGAGGCAGGCTATCGACGACTTCGGCATGCTCAACGGACAGAAACGCTGGCTTGTGGGACTTTCTGGGGGGAAGGACAGCTACGGCCTGCTTGCCCTGCTGCTGGATCTCAAGTGGCGCGGCCTGCTCCCCGTCGAACTGATCGCCTGCAATCTCGACCAGGGGCAGCCGAACTTTCCCAAGCACATCCTGCCGGAATACCTGAAGTCGATTGGAGTGGCGCACAGGATCGAGTATCGCGACACCTATTCGATCGTGAAGGAGAAGGTTCCGGAAGGCGCCACCTATTGCTCGTTGTGCTCGAGGCTCCGGCGCGGAAACCTCTACCGAATCGCGCGCGAGGAGGGATGCGACGCGCTGGTGCTTGGCCATCACCGGGAAGATATCCTTGAGACGTTCTTCATGAACTTCTTCCATGGCGGACGACTAGCGGCAATGCCCGCGAAGCTTCTCAACGATGAGGGCGACCTCATGGTGCTGCGCCCGCTCGCCTATGCAGCGGAGGACGATCTTGCGAAATTCGCAGCCGCCATGCGCTTCCCGATCATTCCTTGCGATCTCTGTGGTTCGCAGGACGGCCTGCAGCGAAATGCCATGAAGGCCATGCTCGCGGACATCGAGAGCCGCATGCCGGGCCGAAAGGACGCGATGCTGCGCGCACTCGGCCATGTGAATCCCTCCCACCTTCTCGATTCCAAGCTTTTTGATTTCTCCTCCCTCACAGCGGTATCCAAGGAATGA
- the grxD gene encoding Grx4 family monothiol glutaredoxin: MSGIHDFIDNEVKSNDVVLFMKGTPQFPQCGFSGQVVQILDYVGVDYKGINVLADADLRQGIKDYSNWPTIPQLYVKGEFLGGCDIVREMFQSGELQSHLQNQGVSVKGAA, encoded by the coding sequence ATGAGTGGAATTCACGATTTCATCGACAACGAGGTGAAGAGCAACGACGTCGTTCTCTTCATGAAGGGCACGCCGCAGTTCCCGCAGTGTGGGTTCTCCGGACAGGTGGTCCAGATTCTCGATTACGTCGGTGTTGACTACAAGGGCATCAACGTTCTCGCCGATGCCGATCTCCGCCAGGGGATCAAGGACTATTCCAACTGGCCGACGATCCCTCAGCTCTACGTGAAGGGCGAATTCCTCGGCGGTTGCGACATCGTGCGCGAGATGTTCCAATCCGGCGAACTGCAATCCCACCTTCAAAATCAGGGTGTATCGGTCAAGGGCGCCGCATAG
- a CDS encoding glutaminase, which produces MTDLQSIVEEIARELEPRFGEGRVADYIPQLARVNPRQFGIAVTTVDGDMFLGGDAEVPFSIQSISKVFTLTIALGKHGESIWSRVGREPSGSAFNSIVQLERENGIPRNPFINAGAIAITDLVLAGHTPKEAIGEIVRFVRYLADEDGIVVDHEVAKSEAATGFRNHALANFMRSFGKLDHPVDHVLGVYFHQCALSMSCRQLAKAGLYLAGGGRNPTTGHRVVSHLRARRINALMLTCGHYDGSGEFAYRVGLPGKSGVGGGILAIAPGKASIAVWSPGLNDNGNSLLGSTALEMLAERTGWSIFGY; this is translated from the coding sequence ATGACCGACTTGCAATCCATAGTCGAAGAGATCGCGCGCGAACTGGAGCCCCGCTTCGGCGAGGGACGGGTTGCCGACTACATACCGCAGCTCGCACGCGTGAATCCCCGGCAGTTCGGCATTGCGGTGACGACGGTCGATGGCGACATGTTTCTTGGTGGAGACGCGGAGGTGCCGTTTTCCATCCAGAGCATTTCCAAGGTTTTCACGCTCACTATCGCGCTCGGCAAGCACGGCGAATCGATCTGGTCGCGCGTCGGCCGCGAGCCTTCGGGGTCGGCCTTCAATTCCATCGTGCAGCTCGAACGTGAAAACGGCATACCCCGCAATCCCTTCATCAATGCGGGCGCGATTGCGATAACGGACCTCGTGCTCGCCGGCCATACGCCGAAGGAGGCCATCGGCGAGATCGTCCGTTTCGTCAGGTATCTTGCAGACGAGGATGGCATCGTCGTCGATCACGAAGTGGCGAAATCCGAAGCCGCGACCGGGTTCCGCAATCACGCGCTTGCCAATTTCATGCGCTCCTTCGGGAAGCTGGATCATCCCGTGGACCATGTGCTCGGCGTGTACTTCCACCAGTGCGCGCTTTCGATGAGCTGCCGGCAGCTTGCGAAGGCCGGCCTCTATCTGGCAGGTGGTGGCCGCAATCCGACGACGGGACATCGCGTCGTTTCCCACCTGAGGGCACGGCGGATCAATGCGCTGATGCTGACCTGCGGTCACTATGACGGCTCCGGCGAGTTCGCCTACCGGGTGGGGCTTCCGGGCAAGAGCGGCGTCGGCGGCGGCATACTCGCGATTGCGCCCGGCAAGGCTTCGATCGCCGTCTGGTCGCCGGGTCTGAACGACAACGGAAATTCGCTGCTCGGTTCGACGGCGCTCGAGATGCTGGCTGAGCGGACTGGCTGGTCGATATTCGGCTACTGA